A genomic window from Bacteroidota bacterium includes:
- a CDS encoding T9SS type A sorting domain-containing protein, with translation MKPSIYLNFNCLKFKRTINFNVGILIFTTFLTFQNLSLIGQTGPGLNWNRDHWYGIDDNIEQDESGEDWYYNISPYKDEDVIVGYVAAGYSSRLNDFGSFNCMDCGEFDPECNEFETEYLQRGCIYPKIAEMDENGHVEWYEIYTKGQGWFRQVIQLDDESGYIAVGQIKYDGGDDPGDLVYNFEGDQFYLDECTSTPYELMYVVKTDMEGEILEEAVYGIADPDVDNPTDFMSEAYGVIQDDDGNLIIAGYAEKLWYNPITMEDEKRRRGYVVALNPTTLMVEYENILYEDDNFNSHSTCLIEMDDDFYVFSTKKTAEIPELYGHIFINRLSNSLADIGTAFEITSTEEPDLDGLVSYCSSVAFDVITDDGDLVAAVQVNRNDDVQSINDEALVHVYRIHPGTSPDWTFEANLSIVDDEDSEIFRAYDLKVGITNTNDGGFAVTSTLHDSDLFDGDEEDFEYNEDCDPITAGDQPCDCDLLHTWTYTWNSNPYIAKFNNSDVLEWRNSYIVTDGYGTHYPDDIKRLECVYEILQDDEGGYILAGNNSKNFDDDFVYRVFDDCNIYQTYTGTYDLVDPSPITSSVTWNNNAKIKGVVTIESGGTLTINNSAIIQFADSKAANHPTYIRVKRGGRLIIEGGAKLTGNTTCGTMWEGIYVEGTSGTSHPTPPAFISASYTNSDHGFIWVKGDAIIENARTAVSLGLPRKFLPPVTGNWGGGIIIADDAHFINNTTDIEFYPYTHVNRSLIRNSEFLTNSALADVNEIPQAHIEMKIVKGVNIRGNHFENSVSEAIYKGTDRGVAVKGTDAAFKFNDNPNAFGATGGAGSAPNTVIDLYYGIYATQFTVAADNIVIDANTFEENVRSIYLGGTELAEVNLNAITMPAKSNYGLYLDASTDYGVEENYFTGSGATNPIGQIGIVINDNGTSNNRIYRNAFTDIAYGIKAQNSNGNTTSGIFFKCNTFDENKYDIAVTSGGIKKDQGECVSSDVTTPAGNLFTDNLTTSTLQFAANSGVDEIIYHHHNDANSATAPFYEPYEFSSSIVTLVECTENFNSTNSCPEDFSDGGGSRLVNPTQRRLVDYSLNAKDMTDTLSQFAADMERNKLIRNYLDSEQISELSTFLSTDSSSRAASLNAVIAMKQGNYEAASSNIQLIDENINSDEFGYSNELYSILNELNQDTLSWFDMNAEQFEKIKQLSTLNNRIGVVAKLILEEISSVPYEEPLEEINLESDEDYKEQSEINETGAIQIYPHPVSSQSVIEILLSDLQENSRFIIYDLHGKVLFKYDLLQQSTLIIVNNDMLTSGLYLGVVTSNNMIKQSIKFVVNE, from the coding sequence ATGAAACCTTCTATCTACCTGAATTTCAATTGTTTGAAATTTAAAAGAACAATTAACTTCAATGTTGGAATTTTAATTTTCACCACTTTTCTAACTTTCCAAAACCTATCTTTAATTGGGCAAACCGGTCCTGGATTAAATTGGAACCGAGACCATTGGTATGGAATTGATGATAATATTGAACAAGACGAATCTGGCGAAGATTGGTATTATAATATTAGTCCGTACAAAGATGAAGATGTTATTGTTGGTTATGTTGCTGCAGGTTATAGTTCAAGATTAAATGATTTTGGTAGTTTTAATTGCATGGATTGCGGTGAATTTGATCCTGAATGTAATGAATTTGAAACAGAATATTTACAACGTGGATGTATATATCCTAAGATTGCCGAAATGGATGAAAATGGGCATGTTGAATGGTATGAAATTTATACAAAAGGGCAAGGTTGGTTTAGACAAGTAATTCAATTAGATGACGAAAGTGGTTATATTGCTGTGGGTCAAATTAAATATGATGGTGGGGACGATCCGGGTGATTTGGTATATAACTTTGAGGGCGATCAATTTTATTTAGATGAGTGCACTTCAACTCCTTACGAATTAATGTATGTTGTAAAAACCGATATGGAAGGTGAAATACTAGAAGAAGCTGTTTATGGTATTGCAGACCCTGATGTAGACAACCCAACTGATTTTATGTCAGAAGCTTACGGTGTAATTCAAGATGATGATGGAAATTTAATTATTGCCGGATATGCAGAAAAGTTATGGTATAACCCGATAACAATGGAAGACGAAAAACGGCGTCGAGGTTATGTTGTTGCACTCAACCCAACAACACTAATGGTAGAATATGAAAATATCTTATATGAGGATGATAATTTTAACTCTCACAGCACCTGTTTAATAGAAATGGATGATGATTTTTACGTTTTTTCCACAAAAAAAACTGCAGAAATCCCTGAATTATACGGGCATATTTTTATAAATAGATTATCAAACTCATTAGCAGATATTGGCACTGCCTTTGAAATTACTTCGACCGAAGAACCTGATTTAGATGGACTTGTTAGTTATTGTTCAAGTGTAGCGTTCGATGTAATAACTGATGACGGTGATTTAGTAGCTGCTGTCCAAGTTAATAGAAATGATGATGTGCAAAGTATTAACGACGAAGCTTTAGTGCATGTTTATCGAATTCATCCGGGAACTTCACCGGATTGGACATTTGAAGCAAATCTTTCAATTGTAGATGATGAAGACAGTGAAATATTTCGTGCTTATGATTTAAAAGTTGGAATAACAAATACCAATGATGGTGGTTTTGCTGTTACATCAACCCTCCATGATTCCGATTTATTTGATGGCGACGAGGAAGATTTTGAATATAATGAAGATTGTGACCCGATAACTGCAGGTGATCAACCTTGTGATTGTGATTTATTACATACTTGGACTTATACTTGGAATAGCAACCCATACATTGCAAAATTCAATAATTCGGATGTTTTGGAATGGCGAAATTCTTATATTGTTACTGATGGGTATGGTACACATTACCCTGATGATATAAAAAGGTTGGAATGCGTTTATGAAATTCTTCAAGATGATGAAGGTGGTTATATTCTGGCAGGTAATAACTCTAAAAATTTTGATGATGATTTTGTTTACCGTGTATTTGATGATTGTAACATATATCAAACGTACACAGGAACATACGATTTAGTTGACCCATCACCAATTACTTCGTCTGTTACATGGAATAATAATGCAAAAATAAAAGGAGTAGTAACAATTGAATCTGGCGGTACACTTACTATAAATAACAGCGCTATCATTCAGTTTGCCGACAGTAAAGCTGCAAACCATCCCACCTATATCAGAGTTAAAAGAGGTGGCCGCCTAATAATTGAGGGTGGGGCAAAATTAACAGGTAATACTACATGTGGCACGATGTGGGAAGGGATTTACGTTGAAGGAACCTCTGGTACCAGTCATCCGACTCCCCCAGCATTTATTTCTGCTAGCTATACAAATAGCGATCACGGTTTTATCTGGGTTAAAGGTGATGCAATTATTGAAAACGCAAGAACAGCAGTAAGTTTAGGTTTACCACGTAAATTTTTACCTCCGGTAACAGGTAATTGGGGAGGTGGTATTATTATTGCTGATGATGCACATTTTATTAATAACACTACAGATATCGAATTCTATCCATATACCCATGTTAATAGATCATTAATTCGCAACAGTGAATTTTTAACTAATTCCGCATTGGCCGATGTTAATGAAATTCCACAGGCACATATTGAAATGAAAATTGTTAAAGGGGTAAATATCCGTGGCAACCATTTTGAAAATAGTGTTTCTGAAGCAATTTATAAAGGAACTGACAGAGGTGTGGCTGTAAAAGGTACAGATGCTGCATTTAAATTCAACGATAACCCAAATGCTTTTGGGGCTACCGGGGGAGCTGGCAGTGCACCTAATACTGTTATCGATTTATATTATGGCATTTATGCAACGCAGTTTACAGTTGCCGCTGATAATATTGTAATTGATGCAAATACTTTTGAAGAAAATGTAAGGAGTATATATCTTGGCGGAACAGAGTTAGCAGAAGTAAATCTAAATGCTATAACAATGCCAGCAAAATCAAATTATGGTTTATACCTGGATGCCTCAACAGATTATGGAGTTGAAGAGAATTATTTTACAGGTTCAGGTGCGACTAATCCAATTGGACAAATAGGTATAGTTATAAATGATAACGGCACGTCGAATAATAGAATTTATCGTAATGCCTTTACCGATATTGCATATGGAATAAAAGCGCAAAATAGTAATGGAAATACAACCTCTGGTATATTTTTTAAATGTAATACATTTGATGAAAATAAATATGATATTGCAGTTACATCAGGTGGAATAAAAAAAGATCAGGGAGAATGTGTATCAAGTGATGTAACTACACCTGCCGGAAATTTATTTACAGATAATTTGACTACTTCAACACTACAATTTGCAGCAAATTCAGGTGTCGATGAAATAATTTACCATCATCATAATGATGCGAATTCTGCGACGGCTCCTTTTTATGAACCTTATGAGTTTTCATCCTCAATTGTTACCTTAGTTGAATGCACAGAAAATTTTAATTCTACAAATTCCTGCCCTGAAGATTTTTCTGATGGAGGTGGTTCAAGATTAGTCAATCCGACTCAACGAAGATTGGTTGATTATAGTTTGAATGCTAAAGATATGACTGATACCTTATCGCAATTTGCGGCTGATATGGAAAGAAATAAACTTATTAGAAATTATTTAGACTCAGAACAAATTTCAGAATTAAGCACATTTTTATCAACAGATAGTAGTTCAAGAGCGGCTAGTTTAAATGCCGTTATCGCTATGAAACAGGGTAATTATGAAGCAGCTAGCTCCAACATTCAATTAATTGATGAAAATATAAATAGCGATGAATTTGGCTATTCTAATGAGCTTTATTCAATACTAAACGAATTAAATCAAGATACCCTAAGTTGGTTCGACATGAATGCAGAACAATTTGAAAAAATAAAACAATTATCAACTTTAAATAATAGAATAGGTGTAGTTGCTAAACTTATTCTGGAAGAAATTTCAAGTGTGCCTTACGAGGAACCACTAGAAGAAATCAATTTAGAATCGGATGAGGATTATAAAGAGCAATCTGAAATCAACGAAACAGGAGCCATTCAAATCTACCCTCATCCGGTAAGTTCGCAAAGTGTTATTGAAATTTTGTTATCCGATTTACAAGAAAATTCAAGATTTATAATCTATGATTTGCATGGAAAAGTATTATTTAAGTATGACTTATTACAACAATCTACTTTGATAATTGTGAATAATGATATGTTAACCTCTGGTCTTTATCTAGGAGTAGTCACATCAAATAATATGATTAAACAGTCAATAAAATTTGTAGTCAATGAATAA
- a CDS encoding YdeI/OmpD-associated family protein, whose translation MSNRSPHVDQVILKAAAFAQPILTHFRDLVHAVCPEVEEKIKWGMPFFVYKDDNICHMAAFKQHCAIGFWKAKLIDEKLVATAKTEEAMGHLGKVTSLKDLPSDKILTKWIKTAMQLNDAGIKLSKPTAKKITTVTVPPEVQKEINKNAKAKKTWTAFSNSHRKEYIQWITEAKTPATKQKRLTAMLQLLEEGKSRNWKYA comes from the coding sequence ATGTCTAATCGAAGCCCGCACGTTGATCAGGTAATTTTAAAAGCTGCAGCATTTGCACAACCTATACTCACACATTTTCGTGACTTAGTCCATGCTGTTTGTCCCGAGGTAGAAGAAAAAATTAAATGGGGAATGCCATTTTTTGTTTATAAAGATGATAACATCTGTCACATGGCTGCCTTCAAACAACATTGTGCAATTGGATTTTGGAAAGCAAAATTAATTGACGAAAAACTGGTTGCCACAGCAAAAACCGAAGAAGCAATGGGACATTTAGGAAAAGTTACTTCCCTAAAAGATTTACCATCCGATAAAATATTAACCAAATGGATTAAAACAGCCATGCAACTCAACGATGCCGGAATTAAATTATCAAAACCCACCGCAAAAAAAATCACCACCGTCACTGTACCTCCAGAAGTCCAAAAAGAAATAAATAAAAATGCCAAAGCCAAAAAAACCTGGACCGCTTTCAGCAACTCTCATCGCAAAGAATACATCCAATGGATAACTGAAGCAAAAACCCCCGCAACCAAACAAAAACGCCTAACCGCCATGCTCCAGTTACTCGAAGAAGGCAAAAGCCGCAACTGGAAATACGCCTGA
- a CDS encoding aldehyde dehydrogenase family protein: METLTKQHQIAAELKALGVESMNSGVSTGLKWLKGDGNAVESYSPVDGALIAACSSASREEYEHIIQTAQAAFLEWRMWPAPKRGEVVRQIGEKLRAHKQDLGKLVSYEMGKSYQEGLGEVQEMIDICDFAVGLSRQLYGLTMHSERPLHRMYEQWHPLGIVGIISAFNFPVAVWSWNAALAFVCGDVCIWKPSSKVPLSAIATHKIIAEVFKANNVPEGVSSLMVSHSSIGEELAKDKRVPLLSVTGSTRVGKRVGAIVGERLGRVIQELGGNNAIIISEHANMDIAIRAAVFGAVGTAGQRCTTTRRLIIHEKVYDDVIARLKKTYAQLRIGNPLDENNHVGPLIDTKAVDDYNAAIEKAIAEGGKILVEGGVCAGEGYDSGCYVKPCIIEADNSFEIVQHETFAPILYVMKYKTIQEAVAKHNDVPQGLSSAIMSNNIQETEYFLSQAGSDCGIANVNIGTSGAEIGGAFGGEKETGGGRESGSDAWKAYMRRQTNTINYSTSLPLAQGIKFDI, from the coding sequence ATGGAAACTTTAACAAAACAACATCAGATAGCGGCCGAATTGAAGGCTTTAGGCGTAGAATCAATGAATTCGGGGGTTAGCACCGGGTTAAAATGGTTAAAAGGGGATGGAAATGCGGTAGAAAGTTATTCGCCGGTTGACGGGGCTTTAATAGCTGCGTGTTCATCGGCTTCGCGTGAAGAGTATGAGCATATTATACAGACTGCGCAGGCAGCATTTTTAGAATGGCGCATGTGGCCGGCTCCAAAACGGGGTGAGGTGGTGCGTCAGATTGGCGAAAAATTGCGTGCACATAAACAGGATCTCGGCAAACTGGTGAGTTATGAAATGGGAAAAAGTTACCAGGAAGGTTTGGGTGAAGTGCAGGAAATGATTGATATCTGCGATTTTGCTGTGGGCTTGAGTCGTCAGTTATATGGTTTAACGATGCATAGCGAGCGCCCATTGCACCGCATGTATGAACAATGGCATCCGCTGGGTATTGTGGGCATTATTTCTGCCTTTAATTTTCCGGTTGCCGTTTGGAGCTGGAATGCAGCACTGGCTTTTGTTTGCGGTGATGTTTGTATTTGGAAACCAAGTTCAAAAGTGCCACTGAGCGCTATTGCTACACATAAAATTATTGCTGAAGTATTTAAAGCAAACAATGTTCCTGAAGGTGTTTCCAGTTTGATGGTTTCACATAGTTCGATAGGTGAGGAGTTGGCAAAAGATAAACGTGTGCCATTATTATCGGTAACCGGCAGCACGCGCGTTGGAAAACGTGTTGGAGCAATTGTTGGCGAAAGATTAGGTCGTGTAATTCAGGAATTAGGTGGTAATAATGCCATTATTATTTCGGAACATGCGAATATGGATATTGCCATTCGTGCAGCAGTTTTTGGTGCGGTAGGAACAGCAGGACAACGTTGCACAACTACCCGCAGATTAATTATTCATGAAAAAGTTTATGATGATGTAATTGCACGTTTGAAAAAAACATATGCTCAGTTACGCATCGGAAATCCATTGGATGAAAATAATCATGTTGGTCCGCTGATTGATACCAAAGCAGTTGACGATTATAATGCAGCGATTGAAAAAGCAATTGCTGAAGGCGGAAAAATACTTGTTGAAGGGGGAGTATGTGCTGGTGAAGGTTATGATAGCGGATGTTATGTGAAACCATGTATTATTGAAGCTGATAATAGTTTTGAAATTGTGCAGCATGAAACATTTGCGCCGATTTTATATGTAATGAAATACAAAACGATTCAGGAAGCAGTTGCAAAACATAATGATGTGCCGCAGGGATTGTCATCTGCAATTATGTCGAATAATATTCAGGAAACAGAATATTTTTTATCGCAGGCAGGTAGTGATTGTGGTATTGCGAACGTAAATATTGGTACCAGCGGTGCAGAAATTGGCGGCGCATTTGGTGGTGAAAAAGAAACCGGTGGTGGTCGCGAAAGTGGCTCTGATGCGTGGAAAGCTTATATGCGCAGACAAACGAATACGATTAATTATTCAACAAGTTTGCCATTGGCACAGGGAATAAAATTTGATATTTAA
- a CDS encoding M1 family metallopeptidase — protein MYKIAFAFTTILVLNLLQNVNAQTTSYWQQNVDYDITVSLDDVNHVLNGNITMQYTNNSPDALTFIWIHLWPNAYKDNNTAFAKQKVLQGSTDFYFAKDNERGYIDNLDFKVNGTSVPLEYDPENPDIAKITLNTPLASGQTITITTPFKVQMPKCFSRMGHVGQQYQVTQWYPKPAVYDKHGWHPIPYLDQGEFYSEYGNFKVTITLPENYVVAASGDLKTASELEKLNELADNTAATNLTDENLDFPASSATTKTIVYELKNAHDFAWFADKRFHVMRSSVVLPESERTVLTYVYFTNQHKEEWKKACDYVNRSVLFYSDNVGEYPWNIAQAVDGTLEVESAGGMEYPTVTVLGGDYDAESLDNVITHEVGHNWFYGIIGSNEREHGWMDEGINSFYENRYMDTYYDRENALGLPENLVAKLGVDTSKVDNVQFHLYQSMAKQNKAQAINLHATEYTMINYGLDVYMQSAYIFKYLEDVMGKDEFDRVMRKYYKTYEFKHVYPEDMRELFEAETGEKYGWFFDMLINDAWGPDYKISKFQKGKTAMAVDITNNSDIPASFSVSLMDGDSVLRTDWFRGFTGSQTIYFNYKPEWHVTHLKIDAQKTMPEYERENNTIKTSGILKRVEPLQVKLMGAGVDNPDKTTLMVSPVLGWNENDKFMLGLGVWNSTMPTPAIDFVAAPMYAFGSEKLVGQGSIGYNLYPKSGFIDRLRISESIAGYSYGMYEVSTTAETVNITPTYMRLQSKAELDFRKKHMSQKMKHSLSYRNIFIRENDAFFDIGINGDILESYANEYMVNEIGYHLNVPSTLFPQSLSVVGELGDNYTKLSLTYNTSIHYPGMKKGIDVRIFAGSFLGNAGDEKHNFTLAGNNGYYDDLYDEIYLGRNTYDRLLANQISLSDGFFKVPVYNYGFNSDQMLAAVNLEFGIPKIPLVGLFADIAYIGTEIETNNFEAVQYDAGVMIKLPKNIFAFYFPLVMSSDLSDQFGEDDSYSDKMSFMLSLNALNLFEVMRKMEF, from the coding sequence ATGTATAAAATAGCGTTTGCGTTCACCACTATTTTAGTGCTCAATTTACTCCAAAATGTCAATGCACAAACAACAAGTTATTGGCAGCAAAATGTGGATTATGACATTACCGTATCACTTGACGACGTAAATCATGTGTTGAATGGTAATATTACCATGCAATACACCAATAATTCACCTGATGCGCTAACTTTTATCTGGATTCATTTATGGCCAAACGCCTATAAAGACAATAATACAGCTTTTGCAAAACAAAAAGTATTGCAGGGCAGCACCGATTTTTATTTTGCAAAAGATAATGAACGCGGTTATATCGATAATCTTGATTTTAAAGTAAACGGAACGTCAGTGCCTTTGGAATATGATCCTGAAAATCCGGATATCGCAAAAATTACTTTAAATACACCTTTGGCAAGCGGACAAACGATAACTATTACAACACCTTTTAAAGTGCAAATGCCAAAATGTTTTTCACGTATGGGACATGTTGGTCAGCAATATCAGGTTACACAGTGGTATCCAAAACCGGCAGTTTATGATAAACATGGCTGGCATCCGATTCCGTATTTAGATCAGGGCGAATTTTACAGCGAATATGGAAATTTTAAAGTAACAATTACTTTACCTGAAAATTATGTTGTTGCTGCAAGTGGTGATTTAAAAACTGCATCTGAATTAGAAAAATTAAATGAATTAGCAGATAATACTGCTGCAACAAATTTGACGGATGAAAATCTTGATTTTCCTGCCTCATCTGCAACTACAAAAACAATTGTTTATGAATTAAAAAATGCGCATGATTTTGCCTGGTTTGCAGATAAACGTTTTCATGTGATGCGCAGTTCTGTGGTTTTACCTGAATCAGAACGTACTGTATTAACATATGTATATTTTACCAATCAACATAAGGAAGAATGGAAAAAAGCATGTGACTATGTAAATCGATCGGTATTATTTTATTCGGATAATGTTGGTGAATATCCATGGAATATTGCACAAGCAGTTGATGGCACATTGGAGGTTGAAAGTGCAGGCGGAATGGAATATCCTACTGTAACAGTTTTAGGGGGAGATTATGATGCGGAGTCGCTGGATAATGTAATCACCCATGAGGTAGGTCACAATTGGTTTTATGGAATTATAGGCAGTAATGAAAGAGAACACGGTTGGATGGATGAAGGTATAAATTCATTTTATGAAAACCGATACATGGACACCTATTATGACCGTGAAAATGCATTAGGTTTACCTGAAAATCTTGTAGCCAAACTTGGTGTTGACACTTCTAAAGTTGATAATGTACAATTTCATTTATATCAGTCGATGGCGAAACAAAATAAAGCACAGGCTATTAATTTACACGCTACAGAATATACCATGATTAATTATGGTTTAGATGTATACATGCAAAGTGCTTATATTTTTAAATACCTTGAAGATGTAATGGGTAAAGATGAATTTGATCGTGTGATGCGCAAATATTATAAAACGTATGAATTTAAACATGTTTATCCTGAAGATATGCGCGAATTATTTGAAGCAGAAACGGGAGAAAAATATGGTTGGTTTTTTGATATGCTTATTAATGATGCCTGGGGCCCTGATTATAAAATCAGTAAATTCCAAAAAGGTAAAACTGCAATGGCAGTTGATATTACCAATAATTCTGATATACCTGCATCTTTTTCAGTTTCATTAATGGATGGTGATAGTGTTTTAAGGACAGACTGGTTCAGAGGATTTACCGGCAGCCAGACGATATATTTTAATTACAAACCGGAATGGCATGTTACACATTTAAAAATAGATGCACAAAAAACAATGCCTGAATATGAGCGTGAAAATAATACCATAAAAACATCCGGTATTTTAAAACGTGTTGAGCCTTTACAAGTAAAATTGATGGGTGCTGGGGTTGATAATCCGGATAAAACAACGCTGATGGTATCACCTGTTTTGGGATGGAACGAAAATGATAAATTCATGCTTGGTCTAGGCGTTTGGAATTCAACAATGCCAACACCTGCAATTGATTTTGTTGCAGCTCCGATGTATGCATTTGGTTCTGAAAAATTAGTTGGACAAGGAAGTATTGGTTATAACTTATATCCAAAATCAGGATTTATTGACCGCTTAAGAATTAGTGAAAGTATTGCCGGTTATAGTTACGGAATGTATGAAGTGAGCACTACAGCTGAAACAGTAAATATCACACCAACTTATATGCGCTTACAATCGAAAGCTGAGCTGGATTTCAGGAAAAAACATATGAGTCAGAAAATGAAACACAGTTTAAGTTATCGCAATATATTTATCAGAGAAAATGATGCGTTTTTTGATATTGGCATAAACGGAGACATTTTAGAATCGTATGCTAATGAATATATGGTAAATGAAATTGGTTATCACTTAAATGTGCCATCTACTTTATTCCCGCAGTCGTTATCTGTGGTTGGTGAATTGGGTGATAATTACACGAAATTATCACTTACTTATAATACCAGCATACATTATCCCGGAATGAAAAAGGGCATTGATGTGCGCATTTTTGCAGGAAGTTTTCTTGGCAATGCAGGAGATGAAAAACACAATTTCACCTTAGCCGGTAACAACGGTTATTATGATGATTTATATGATGAAATTTATTTGGGCAGAAATACTTACGACCGTTTATTAGCCAATCAAATTAGTTTGAGCGACGGTTTTTTTAAAGTGCCTGTTTATAATTACGGATTTAATTCAGATCAAATGCTGGCAGCAGTGAATTTGGAATTTGGTATTCCTAAAATTCCATTGGTAGGATTGTTTGCAGATATTGCCTATATCGGAACGGAAATTGAAACAAATAATTTTGAAGCAGTGCAATATGATGCTGGTGTTATGATAAAATTGCCAAAAAATATTTTTGCATTTTATTTCCCGTTAGTGATGAGCAGTGATTTATCTGATCAGTTTGGTGAAGATGATTCTTATTCCGATAAAATGTCGTTTATGTTAAGTTTAAACGCCCTCAATTTATTTGAGGTAATGCGGAAGATGGAATTTTAA
- a CDS encoding class I SAM-dependent methyltransferase — MQYDPVKRSLGNVFKKTPALRILFYKMLDLLLLRSWHIHKELKAWAKGKREAEQHILDAGSGFGQYSYYLNSMSNKWKFLGVDVKEEQIDDCNRFFKQIGKTNIRFQVKDLTTFTIPGHFDLIVCVDVMEHVLEDVQVFKNYHTSLKPGAMLLISTPSDQGGSDVSGDGEASFIEEHVRDGYNINDIQDKLKLAGFSKTEAYYAYGNPGKISWRLSMKYPLQMLNVSKLFFILIPFYYLITFPFCLILNKMDVNGKHATGTGLIVKAWK; from the coding sequence ATGCAATACGATCCGGTAAAAAGAAGTCTGGGAAACGTTTTTAAAAAAACACCTGCATTACGTATTCTGTTTTATAAAATGCTCGACCTGTTATTATTAAGGTCATGGCATATTCATAAAGAATTAAAAGCCTGGGCAAAAGGTAAACGCGAGGCGGAACAACATATTTTAGATGCCGGCTCAGGTTTCGGTCAGTATTCATATTACCTCAATTCCATGAGCAATAAATGGAAATTTTTAGGGGTAGATGTTAAAGAAGAGCAGATTGATGATTGCAATCGTTTTTTCAAACAAATCGGTAAAACCAATATCCGCTTTCAGGTAAAAGATTTAACCACATTTACCATTCCCGGACATTTCGATTTAATTGTTTGTGTCGATGTAATGGAACATGTATTGGAAGATGTACAGGTATTCAAAAATTATCACACCTCGTTAAAACCCGGCGCCATGCTGCTCATTTCAACACCTTCCGATCAGGGTGGTTCCGATGTTTCCGGCGATGGTGAAGCTTCTTTTATCGAAGAACATGTGCGCGACGGTTATAATATTAATGATATTCAGGATAAATTAAAGCTGGCCGGTTTCAGCAAAACCGAAGCGTATTATGCTTACGGAAATCCGGGTAAAATTTCGTGGCGACTTTCCATGAAATACCCTTTGCAAATGCTGAATGTTTCTAAATTATTTTTCATCCTAATTCCATTTTATTACCTCATTACTTTTCCCTTCTGTTTAATTTTAAATAAAATGGATGTGAACGGTAAACATGCAACCGGAACCGGTTTAATTGTGAAAGCCTGGAAATAA